DNA sequence from the Acidobacteriota bacterium genome:
GGCTGTTCACGATGGCGCCGATGCTCTGCAGGATGGCCTGCAGGTTGGAGGAGGTGGCGGCGGCGAAGTACTTGCCGCCCGTCTGGGTGGCGATGGCGTCGAGGACCGTGGCGTCGGCGCTCCCGAACCCGATGGTGAACACAGGGATGCCCAGTCCCTGGGCGTAGGCGATGAGTTCGGACTGGGAGTGGGCCGAGGAGTTGTCCTCGCCGTCGGTCATGGCGACGACGGCCTTTCGCCCGGTCCGGGTGGAGGTGTTGGAGAGGGCCTGGTAGACCCCGTCGTAGAAGGCCGTCATCCCGCCCTTGTAGGGATACCCGTCGATGGCCGCGCCGAGGGCCGTCTTGTCCGTGGTGAAGTCCATGACCAGGTCCACGGTGCTGGTGAAGCCGTACACCGCCGCCTGGTCGGTGGAGCCCAGGAGCGCCAGGAAGGCCTTGGCCGCGGTCTTCTCGTCGTTGAAGGCGGTGGAGCCGAGGCTTCCCGAATTGTCGAGGACCAGGGCCGTGTAGAGGTCTCCGGCGCCGGCGGATCCGCTGGTCACCGTGAAGTTCGTGACGGGCACCCCGTCCTCGGTCAGGCAGAAGGCCGAGGCGGGCAGGCCCGTGACGGGGTTGCCCAGGGCGTCCAGGACGCTCACGACGGCTTTCACCGTGGGGCACGCCGAGGCGTCCACCTGGTTGAGGAGGAAGGTGGCCGGGCAGTTGGAGACCGAGCCCACGGCGATGGTGGTCTGGCAGATCGTCTGGAGCAGCCCCGAGGCCGTGTCGAAGATCAGCGACTCCACGGTGTAGAGGCCCGATTCTCCCGAGGAGGGAAGATACAGGCTGAAAGTGGCGGGATCGTCCGCGCTGCCGTACGTGGTGAAGGTCGTGTCGTCCCCCGCCACGTTCACGCCGAAGGGGTCGAGGATGTTGGTCTCGATCCGGATCTGCTGGGAGGCCAGGGTGGTGTCGGCCTCCGTGGTCACGATGACCTCCTCGCCGAAATCGTAGGAGGTCTTGTCCGTGCCGATGGTCCGGCAGGAGGCCGTGGCGGGGCACCCGCCGTCGATCACGATCTGGGCCTGCTTCATGTAGACGCACCAGCCCGTGTTATCCACGTCCACGTGGATCTCGACGTAGTTGTTCCCTGAAAGGACCCAGGAGAGGTTCGGGATCGTGAAGACCGTGGTGGAATCCTGGTTGTTGGCCCCCGTGAGCGTCCCCAGGAGGTGGCCGTTGAAGTAGACCTCGTCCACCTCGCCGCTCGTCTCGTCCACGTCGTTGCACAGAAGGAGCAGTTTGGCGCTCGCCACCGGGAGGGGGCCGGTGACGGGCACGTTGAATTCGATGGGGTGGTTCCCGTCCGAGTTCCAGACGCAGGTGTTCCAGTCCCCGTCGGGCGTGCCCGTGCGGGCGTTGTTCTCGTTGTCGTCCGTGACGATGTAGGTCCCGCACCCCGCCTGGACGCACCCCGGGGGCACGTAGACCTGGCCCGTGACGGTCTTGGAGCCCAGGTTGGTGGAGTTGACCTGGATGGTGTAGGTCAGGGTCCCCGTGACGTCGCCCGTGGCCCGGATGTTCCACGACTTGAGGGAGGAGGCCCCCAGGGCCAGGTCCCCCACGGTCTGGCTGAGGGTCCCCGAGGCCAGGGAGAGGCCCGCGGGCAGGCTCAGGGTGGCCGTGACGCCGGTCACGGTGCCCGTGGCCCCCGAGAGGGTGTTGGACAGGTACAGGGATGCGGTGAAGGGGTTGGGGGAGAACTGGCCGAGGAGGCAGTCCAGGGTGGCGGGGGCGGTGAGGGCCGTGGCGAGGGGAGGGGTCGTGTTGACGGCCACGCTCCCCAGGCCGTAGTAGGTCCCGAAGGTGACGCTGGTGCCCGGCGGGATGACCCGGTCCACCCAGTAGGGCGCGTAGGCCGTGTCGTAGATGGTGGCGCCGGGGTCCACCGTGTAATCGAATTCAGTCCCGTAGATGTTCGACCAGTAAGCAACTTGGAACCGGTCCGGGGGCGAAGCCACCTGTCCTCCCAAGAGGGTCCCTTGGCAGGTCACGGTGGGGTTGTAAAGGTCGTCGAAGACGAAGAAGTAGGGGGGGACCGAAGCCCCGGTCCACTCGGTCTCGTTGGAGATGGAGCCCGTGCCGGGCACCTGGAAGGGGGCGTTGTCGTTGTCCCCGATCTTGGTGTCGAGCATGACGCGCACGCCCACCGTGTGGCTCACCGAGTCGTTGTTCCCCACCTTGTACTCGATGAGGTAGGTGTCCTGGTGGCCCGTGGTGGCGCTCGTCACGAGGGTGATCTTCTGGTGGACCTTGAGGGGGCCCGTGCCCAGGTACCAGATGCCCTCGTTGGTGAGGCCCACGGTGGTGGGGGCCTGGACCAGGGTCCCGAAGGCGTGGCCGTCGTTCGTGTAGACCGTCCCGTCCACCTTGACGGAGGTGAAGGACGTTCCAGGGTAGGGATGCCCGTAAATCAGAACGGGCCCGCCCGGCACGCCCATGGTGAACTGGCCCGTGGTGTCGTCGATGGCCGACTCGATGTAGGACGACCCGGGTCCCCAGGAGGCGATCCCGACGGGCCCTCCCGACCGGGGCTGCTTGTCGGCGGCCGAGGCCGACGCGGCGGTCAGGACCGAAACGGCCGCCAGGAACACGAGGAGACAACGAGTGAGCGCGCGCATGACCCCCTCCTTCGTCCGGACGCACGGGGGCGTCCGGTCTGAACTGCCCTGTAAGTGTGCAATCGCCCCAAATTTCCGGGTGCCTCATCCCCGCTGGATGAGAAAAAAATATACCGCCTTCGGACCCTGTGCAAGGCTGTTCCGCCCCCCGGGGGCCTGGCCGGGGCGGTTGGCCCGATCCGTTCCGGCCGCCGTGGGAACGAGGCGGGATCGTCAGGCTCCGGCACCCGCAGGCCCACCTCGTGCCTTCTCGGCCCTCCGAGATTCGCCAGGAAAGCGCGGGTGGCTTCGGAGGGTCCTCAGGTTCACGAGGGAAAGGCGCGGCCTCTTGGACGGGGCGGGCCCGTCCCACCCCGCTCGCGGGCTCAGAGGGGGCGGCGGTGGAGGGCCGTCCCCCGTGAAGGAGACCTTCCGCGCGGGCTTTCGGAGGCCATCCCGTTGCCCGGCGCGGGATCTTGACCTGCCCTCCTCCCTTGTCGCCGTTCCGGGCCGGGGCGTAGACTGGTCCGGTAAAGCGAAGCGAATCCAGGGCGGGGCGGACGCGGCTCCGCGCGGGGAGGGACCATGAGGCACGGCGCGGGTAAGGCCATCGGGCTGGCGGCGATGCTGGCGGCGTCCACGGTCTTGTGGGGGGCGGAGGACGGGTTGCGGGTCTTGAAGGCGGGCCCCGAGGGGGAGATCGCCACCCTCACCGAAG
Encoded proteins:
- a CDS encoding VWA domain-containing protein is translated as MRALTRCLLVFLAAVSVLTAASASAADKQPRSGGPVGIASWGPGSSYIESAIDDTTGQFTMGVPGGPVLIYGHPYPGTSFTSVKVDGTVYTNDGHAFGTLVQAPTTVGLTNEGIWYLGTGPLKVHQKITLVTSATTGHQDTYLIEYKVGNNDSVSHTVGVRVMLDTKIGDNDNAPFQVPGTGSISNETEWTGASVPPYFFVFDDLYNPTVTCQGTLLGGQVASPPDRFQVAYWSNIYGTEFDYTVDPGATIYDTAYAPYWVDRVIPPGTSVTFGTYYGLGSVAVNTTPPLATALTAPATLDCLLGQFSPNPFTASLYLSNTLSGATGTVTGVTATLSLPAGLSLASGTLSQTVGDLALGASSLKSWNIRATGDVTGTLTYTIQVNSTNLGSKTVTGQVYVPPGCVQAGCGTYIVTDDNENNARTGTPDGDWNTCVWNSDGNHPIEFNVPVTGPLPVASAKLLLLCNDVDETSGEVDEVYFNGHLLGTLTGANNQDSTTVFTIPNLSWVLSGNNYVEIHVDVDNTGWCVYMKQAQIVIDGGCPATASCRTIGTDKTSYDFGEEVIVTTEADTTLASQQIRIETNILDPFGVNVAGDDTTFTTYGSADDPATFSLYLPSSGESGLYTVESLIFDTASGLLQTICQTTIAVGSVSNCPATFLLNQVDASACPTVKAVVSVLDALGNPVTGLPASAFCLTEDGVPVTNFTVTSGSAGAGDLYTALVLDNSGSLGSTAFNDEKTAAKAFLALLGSTDQAAVYGFTSTVDLVMDFTTDKTALGAAIDGYPYKGGMTAFYDGVYQALSNTSTRTGRKAVVAMTDGEDNSSAHSQSELIAYAQGLGIPVFTIGFGSADATVLDAIATQTGGKYFAAATSSNLQAILQSIGAIVNS